One genomic window of Melitaea cinxia chromosome 10, ilMelCinx1.1, whole genome shotgun sequence includes the following:
- the LOC123657415 gene encoding protein I'm not dead yet-like: MLKCVTFNNSPTIFFSKKEEPPLAVKDRFKILLAVHYRGIICIIVPLLALVVLLPFPPEPHQWTAYCLIIMAIFWLSECIPLPVTSFLPIIIFPLTGVASTTDVCMAYVNDSVFMFLGSLILAYSVEQSGLHKRLAYCAIRAIGYSHLKLLSAMCIVTTFVSMWITNTAATTMMVPINFAVLKVFEDQKLIRIYETNSVGEQVASDITTCYFCTATFSATIGGIGTLVGTATNLVFKGLFVTQYPNAPELLSFPKFSAFGVPYMILLDIFMLLYMCVVYIGVLRPKSEVAKKSKISPEGMKAAKMAVNADYARLGKITFWEYMVIILFGGAMVAFFCRSPQLFPGWGDLINDYFELKDEKFVRDSALAALVAFMMFLLPSNLSFFKNCKAKFYEDLPKTRVPSVLNWKKLITELPYSFTFLLGGGFALSDAARKTGLNQKIGEFLQELKILPNIIILLILIIFVVLITNIASNVAVCNVLAPISMQLAKEIGQNPLWYVIASGFSSSYCFMFPVGTPGNLVVQSAAKIPTTKMIKAGLGPTLSTIIITWLFVYFYAPIIWPELHSMPEWAKS; this comes from the exons ATGTTAAAATGCGTCACCTTCAACAATAgtcctacaattttttttagcaaaaaagAAGAACCGCCTTTAGCCGTTAAAgatagatttaaaattttactggcAGTACATTATCggggaattatatgtataatagtgCCTTTACTTGCGTTAGTGGTACTACTGCCGTTTCCCCCTGAA ccACACCAATGGACAGCATATTGTCTTATCATAATGGCCATTTTTTGGTTATCAGAATGTATCCCATTACCTGTCACGTCATTTCTTCCGATAATCATATTTCCTCTTACCGGAGTTGCGAGTACTACGGATGTGTGCATGGCATACGTTAAT GACTCAGTTTTTATGTTTCTTGGAAGTTTGATATTGGCTTATTCAGTGGAGCAATCTGGTCTACATAAGCGGCTTGCTTATTGCGCCATTCGGGCGATTGGATATTCACATCTCAA gttaCTATCTGCAATGTGCATTGTTACAACATTTGTATCTATGTGGATTACAAATACAGCAGCGACAACTATGATGGTTCCTATTAATTTTGCAGTACTGAAGGTCTTCGAAGAT cAAAAGTTAATAAGGATATACGAAACAAACAGTGTTGGTGAACAAGTTGCGTCCGATATAACGACATGTTACTTCTGCACTGCTACTTTTTCTGCTACAATTg gtgGTATTGGAACTCTAGTGGGAACGGCGACGAATTTAGTGTTTAAAGGTTTATTTGTAAC GCAATATCCAAATGCCCCGGAGCTATTATCATTTCCGAAGTTTTCTGCGTTCGGTGTTCCATACATGATTTTATTGGATATTTTTATGTTGCTGTATATGTGTGTAGTGTACATAGGAGTGCTGCG GCCAAAAAGTGAAGTAGCAAAGAAATCAAAAATATCACCTGAAGGTATGAAAGCTGCAAAAATGGCAGTTAATGCAGACTATGCACGTCTAGGAAAAATTACTTTCTGGGAATAT atggttattatattatttggcGGCGCGATGGTGGCATTCTTCTGTCGCTCCCCTCAACTGTTTCCAGGTTGGGGTGATCTCATCAACGATTATTTTGAGTTAAAAGATGAGAAATT tgttcgTGATTCTGCACTGGCAGCACTTGTAGCATTTATGATGTTTCTTTTGCCATCTAACCTTTCATTTTTCAAGAACTGTAAAGCGAAGT tttatgaaGACTTACCAAAAACTAGGGTACCGTCTGTTCTAAATTGGAAGAAATTGATCACGGAGCTGCCTTATAGTTTTACCTTCTTACTCG gaGGAGGTTTCGCTCTTTCTGATGCAGCTCGAAAGACTGGCCTCAATCAAAAAATTGGAGAATTCTTGCAAGAACTGAAGATCCTACcgaatattattatactattaattttaattattttcgttgTTTTGATAACTAATATCGCTTCAAATGTTGCCGTGTGTAACGTCCTTGCACCGATATCAATGCAATTG GCAAAAGAAATTGGACAAAATCCTCTCTGGTACGTCATAGCTTCTGGGTTCTCTTCATCCTACTGCTTCATGTTTCCAGTTGGTACTCCTGGAAACCTCGTTGTACAGAGTGCTGCGAAAATTCCCACCACAAAAATG ATAAAAGCTGGTCTAGGGCCTACGCTGTctacaattataataacttgGCTATTTGTCTACTTCTACGCTCCTATAATTTGGCCAGAATTGCACTCTATGCCTGAATGGGCAAAATCATAG